In the Ipomoea triloba cultivar NCNSP0323 chromosome 6, ASM357664v1 genome, one interval contains:
- the LOC116022670 gene encoding UDP-glycosyltransferase 74F2-like isoform X3, producing MENHERGNQYKVHCLILPYPAQGHINPMLQFSKRLEAKGVKITIAITKFFLTTLQDLSSSHLSIETISDGFDEGGYSQAPSGQVYIEKFREVGSETLAQVIRRLRVGRFPVSCVVYDAFLPWVVDVAGEEGISGAAFFTQSCAVDGIYYYCQQGRFKVPLGGDQVVEIPGLPCLEPKDMPSFIYSPESYPMALEMLMNQFCNIQKADWILVNTFYELELQVIDWMRKLWVVGAIGPTVPSKYLDNQLPDDKEYGLSMFKPMTEVCMKWLDDRQYGSVIYVSFGSMVKLQEEQMEELAWALRSSNRPFLWVVRSEEANKLPKNFLEEIEEETRGLVVSWCPQLQVLAHRAVGCFLTHCGWNSTLEAISLGVPMVAIPQWSDQATNSKLVMDKWKIGVRAKAGENGVVKREEIEECIRRVMEEEEMRANTRKWKQVCREAMEEGGTSDRDIQDFISCLAAKSMTK from the exons ATGGAGAACCATGAGAGGGGAAATCAATACAAGGTTCATTGCCTCATATTACCATATCCAGCCCAAGGCCACATAAACCCCATGCTTCAATTCTCCAAGCGCTTAGAAGCCAAAGGGGTGAAGATCACCATAGCTATAACCAAATTCTTCTTAACAACCCTGCAAGATCTCTCGAGCAGCCATCTCTCCATTGAAACCATCTCCGACGGCTTCGACGAGGGCGGCTATTCTCAGGCCCCGAGCGGTCAGGTCTACATCGAAAAGTTCCGAGAAGTGGGATCCGAGACGTTGGCGCAAGTTATTCGTCGGCTCCGGGTTGGGCGGTTTCCGGTTAGCTGTGTCGTGTATGACGCGTTTCTTCCGTGGGTTGTGGACGTGGCGGGTGAGGAGGGGATCTCCGGCGCCGCTTTCTTTACGCAGTCGTGTGCGGTGGATGGGATTTACTATTACTGCCAACAGGGGCGGTTTAAAGTTCCTCTTGGCGGCGATCAAGTGGTTGAAATTCCGGGGTTGCCGTGTTTGGAGCCCAAAGACATGCCGTCTTTTATATATTCTCCTGAATCGTACCCCATGGCCTTGGAAATGCTTATGAACCAATTCTGCAATATTCAGAAGGCCGACTGGATCCTGGTCAACACTTTTTACGAGCTCGAGCTCCAG GTAATTGATTGGATGAGGAAGTTATGGGTGGTGGGGGCAATTGGGCCAACTGTACCATCAAAGTACCTAGACAATCAATTGCCAGATGACAAAGAGTACGGTTTGAGCATGTTCAAACCGATGACAGAAGTTTGCATGAAATGGCTAGACGACCGGCAATATGGTTCGGTTATTTACGTTTCGTTTGGAAGCATGGTGAAATTGCAAGAGGAGCAGATGGAGGAATTGGCGTGGGCTCTGAGGAGTAGCAACAGACCCTTCTTGTGGGTAGTAAGATCCGAGGAAGCTAATAAGCTTCCTAAGAATTTCCTAGAGGAGATAGAAGAGGAGACGAGAGGATTGGTGGTGTCGTGGTGCCCGCAATTGCAAGTCTTGGCTCACCGTGCTGTGGGATGCTTTCTGACACATTGCGGATGGAACTCGACATTGGAAGCGATTAGTTTAGGGGTCCCAATGGTAGCAATACCTCAATGGTCTGATCAGGCCACCAATTCGAAACTCGTGATGGACAAGTGGAAAATTGGGGTCAGGGCAAAGGCAGGGGAGAATGGTGTAGTGAAGAGAGAGGAGATTGAGGAGTGTATAAGGCGAGTGATGGAGGAAGAAGAGATGAGAGCAAATACAAGAAAATGGAAGCAAGTTTGCAGAGAGGCAATGGAGGAGGGTGGCACTTCAGACCGTGATATCCAGGACTTCATTTCTTGTTTGGCAGCCAAATCCATGACTAAGTAA
- the LOC116022670 gene encoding UDP-glycosyltransferase 74F2-like isoform X4: MENHERGNQYKVHCLILPYPAQGHINPMLQFSKRLEAKGVKITIAITKFFLTTLQDLSSSHLSIETISDGFDEGGYSQAPSGQVYIEKFREVGSETLAQVIRRLRVGRFPVSCVVYDAFLPWVVDVAGEEGISGAAFFTQSCAVDGIYYYCQQGRFKVPLGGDQVVEIPGLPCLEPKDMPSFIYSPESYPMALEMLMNQFCNIQKADWILVNTFYELELQVIDWMRKLWVVGAIGPTVPSKYLDNQLPDDKEYGLSMFKPMTEVCMKWLDDRQYGSVIYVSFGSMVKLQEEQMEELAWALRSSNRPFLWVVRSEEANKLPKNFLEEIEEETRGLVVSWCPQLQVLAHRAVGCFLTHCGWNSTLEAISLGVPMVAIPQWSDQATNSKLVMDKWKIGVRAKAGENGVVKREEIEECIRRVMEEEEMRANTRKWKQVCREAMEEGGTSDRDIQDFISCLAAKSMTK; this comes from the exons ATGGAGAACCATGAGAGGGGAAATCAATACAAGGTTCATTGCCTCATATTACCATATCCAGCCCAAGGCCACATAAACCCCATGCTTCAATTCTCCAAGCGCTTAGAAGCCAAAGGGGTGAAGATCACCATAGCTATAACCAAATTCTTCTTAACAACCCTGCAAGATCTCTCGAGCAGCCATCTCTCCATTGAAACCATCTCCGACGGCTTCGACGAGGGCGGCTATTCTCAGGCCCCGAGCGGTCAGGTCTACATCGAAAAGTTCCGAGAAGTGGGATCCGAGACGTTGGCGCAAGTTATTCGTCGGCTCCGGGTTGGGCGGTTTCCGGTTAGCTGTGTCGTGTATGACGCGTTTCTTCCGTGGGTTGTGGACGTGGCGGGTGAGGAGGGGATCTCCGGCGCCGCTTTCTTTACGCAGTCGTGTGCGGTGGATGGGATTTACTATTACTGCCAACAGGGGCGGTTTAAAGTTCCTCTTGGCGGCGATCAAGTGGTTGAAATTCCGGGGTTGCCGTGTTTGGAGCCCAAAGACATGCCGTCTTTTATATATTCTCCTGAATCGTACCCCATGGCCTTGGAAATGCTTATGAACCAATTCTGCAATATTCAGAAGGCCGACTGGATCCTGGTCAACACTTTTTACGAGCTCGAGCTCCAG GTAATTGATTGGATGAGGAAGTTATGGGTGGTGGGGGCAATTGGGCCAACTGTACCATCAAAGTACCTAGACAATCAATTGCCAGATGACAAAGAGTACGGTTTGAGCATGTTCAAACCGATGACAGAAGTTTGCATGAAATGGCTAGACGACCGGCAATATGGTTCGGTTATTTACGTTTCGTTTGGAAGCATGGTGAAATTGCAAGAGGAGCAGATGGAGGAATTGGCGTGGGCTCTGAGGAGTAGCAACAGACCCTTCTTGTGGGTAGTAAGATCCGAGGAAGCTAATAAGCTTCCTAAGAATTTCCTAGAGGAGATAGAAGAGGAGACGAGAGGATTGGTGGTGTCGTGGTGCCCGCAATTGCAAGTCTTGGCTCACCGTGCTGTGGGATGCTTTCTGACACATTGCGGATGGAACTCGACATTGGAAGCGATTAGTTTAGGGGTCCCAATGGTAGCAATACCTCAATGGTCTGATCAGGCCACCAATTCGAAACTCGTGATGGACAAGTGGAAAATTGGGGTCAGGGCAAAGGCAGGGGAGAATGGTGTAGTGAAGAGAGAGGAGATTGAGGAGTGTATAAGGCGAGTGATGGAGGAAGAAGAGATGAGAGCAAATACAAGAAAATGGAAGCAAGTTTGCAGAGAGGCAATGGAGGAGGGTGGCACTTCAGACCGTGATATCCAGGACTTCAT TTCTTGTTTGGCAGCCAAATCCATGACTAAGTaa
- the LOC116022670 gene encoding UDP-glycosyltransferase 74F2-like isoform X2: protein MENHERGNQYKVHCLILPYPAQGHINPMLQFSKRLEAKGVKITIAITKFFLTTLQDLSSSHLSIETISDGFDEGGYSQAPSGQVYIEKFREVGSETLAQVIRRLRVGRFPVSCVVYDAFLPWVVDVAGEEGISGAAFFTQSCAVDGIYYYCQQGRFKVPLGGDQVVEIPGLPCLEPKDMPSFIYSPESYPMALEMLMNQFCNIQKADWILVNTFYELELQVIDWMRKLWVVGAIGPTVPSKYLDNQLPDDKEYGLSMFKPMTEVCMKWLDDRQYGSVIYVSFGSMVKLQEEQMEELAWALRSSNRPFLWVVRSEEANKLPKNFLEEIEEEKTRGLVVSWCPQLQVLAHSAVGCFLTHCGWNSTLEAISLGVPMIAIPQWSDQATNSKLVMDKWKTGVRAKTDENGVVKREEIEECIGRVMEEEEMRANTRKWKQVCKEAMEEGGTSDRDIQDFISCLAAKSMTK from the exons ATGGAGAACCATGAGAGGGGAAATCAATACAAGGTTCATTGCCTCATATTACCATATCCAGCCCAAGGCCACATAAACCCCATGCTTCAATTCTCCAAGCGCTTAGAAGCCAAAGGGGTGAAGATCACCATAGCTATAACCAAATTCTTCTTAACAACCCTGCAAGATCTCTCGAGCAGCCATCTCTCCATTGAAACCATCTCCGACGGCTTCGACGAGGGCGGCTATTCTCAGGCCCCGAGCGGTCAGGTCTACATCGAAAAGTTCCGAGAAGTGGGATCCGAGACGTTGGCGCAAGTTATTCGTCGGCTCCGGGTTGGGCGGTTTCCGGTTAGCTGTGTCGTGTATGACGCGTTTCTTCCGTGGGTTGTGGACGTGGCGGGTGAGGAGGGGATCTCCGGCGCCGCTTTCTTTACGCAGTCGTGTGCGGTGGATGGGATTTACTATTACTGCCAACAGGGGCGGTTTAAAGTTCCTCTTGGCGGCGATCAAGTGGTTGAAATTCCGGGGTTGCCGTGTTTGGAGCCCAAAGACATGCCGTCTTTTATATATTCTCCTGAATCGTACCCCATGGCCTTGGAAATGCTTATGAACCAATTCTGCAATATTCAGAAGGCCGACTGGATCCTGGTCAACACTTTTTACGAGCTCGAGCTCCAG GTAATTGATTGGATGAGGAAGTTATGGGTGGTGGGGGCAATTGGGCCAACTGTACCATCAAAGTACCTAGACAATCAATTGCCAGATGACAAAGAGTACGGTTTGAGCATGTTCAAACCGATGACAGAAGTTTGCATGAAATGGCTAGACGACCGGCAATATGGTTCGGTTATTTACGTTTCGTTTGGAAGCATGGTGAAATTGCAAGAGGAGCAGATGGAGGAATTGGCGTGGGCTCTGAGGAGTAGCAACAGACCCTTCTTGTGGGTAGTAAGATCCGAGGAAGCTAATAAGCTTCCTAAGAATTTCCTAGAGGAGATAGAAGAG GAGAAGACGAGAGGATTGGTGGTGTCGTGGTGCCCGCAATTGCAAGTTTTAGCCCACAGTGCTGTGGGATGCTTTTTGACACATTGCGGATGGAACTCGACATTAGAAGCAATAAGTTTAGGGGTCCCAATGATTGCAATACCTCAATGGTCTGACCAGGCCACCAATTCGAAACTCGTGATGGACAAGTGGAAAACTGGGGTCAGGGCAAAGACAGACGAGAATGGTGTGGTGAAGAGAGAGGAGATTGAGGAGTGCATAGGGCGAGTGATGGAGGAAGAAGAGATGAGAGCAAATACAAGAAAATGGAAGCAAGTTTGCAAAGAGGCAATGGAGGAGGGTGGCACTTCAGACCGTGATATCCAGGACTTCATTTCTTGTTTGGCAGCCAAATCCATGACTAAGTaa
- the LOC116022670 gene encoding UDP-glycosyltransferase 74G1-like isoform X1, which yields MENHETGNQKHDEEDKVVHCLILPFPAQGHINPMLQFSKRLEAKGVKITIAVTKFLLTTLQDLSSSHLSIETISDGFDEGCSSQTRSSQAYIDKFREVGSETLAQVLRRLRVGRFPVSCVVYDAFLPWVVDVAVEEGVSGACFFTQSCAVDGIYYYCQQGRIKVPLGGDEVVEIPGLPCLEPKDMPSFIYSPESSYPFALEMLMNQFCNIQKADWILVNTFYELERQVIDWMRKLWVVGAIGPTVPSKYLDNRLPDDKEYGLSVFKPMTEVCMKWLDDRQDGSVVYVSFGSMVHLQEEQMEELAWALRRSNRPFLWVVRSEEANKLPKNFLEEKTRGLVVSWCPQLQVLAHSAVGCFLTHCGWNSTLEAISLGVPMIAIPQWSDQATNSKLVMDKWKTGVRAKTDENGVVKREEIEECIGRVMEEEEMRANTRKWKQVCKEAMEEGGTSDRDIQDFISCLAAKSMTK from the exons ATGGAGAACCATGAAACGGGAAATCAAAAGCATGATGAGGAAGACAAGGTGGTTCACTGCCTCATATTACCATTTCCAGCCCAGGGCCACATAAACCCCATGCTTCAATTCTCCAAGCGATTAGAAGCCAAAGGAGTGAAGATCACCATAGCTGTAACCAAGTTCTTGTTAACAACCTTGCAGGACCTCTCAAGCAGCCATCTCTCCATTGAAACCATCTCCGACGGCTTTGACGAGGGCTGCTCTTCTCAGACCCGAAGCAGTCAGGCTTACATCGATAAATTCCGAGAAGTTGGTTCCGAGACGTTGGCGCAAGTTctccgtcgtctccgggttgggcGTTTTCCGGTTAGCTGTGTCGTTTATGACGCGTTTCTGCCTTGGGTTGTGGACGTGGCGGTTGAGGAGGGAGTTTCCGGTGCCTGTTTTTTTACGCAGTCGTGTGCGGTGGATGGGATTTACTATTACTGCCAACAGGGGCGGATTAAAGTTCCTCTTGGCGGCGATGAAGTGGTTGAAATTCCGGGGTTGCCGTGTTTGGAGCCCAAAGACATGCCGTCTTTTATATATTCTCCTGAATCGTCATACCCCTTCGCCTTGGAAATGCTTATGAACCAATTCTGTAATATTCAGAAGGCCGACTGGATCCTGGTCAACACTTTCTACGAGCTCGAGCGCCAG GTAATTGATTGGATGAGGAAATTATGGGTGGTGGGGGCAATTGGGCCAACTGTACCATCAAAGTATCTAGACAATCGATTGCCAGATGACAAAGAGTACGGTTTGAGCGTGTTCAAACCTATGACGGAAGTTTGCATGAAATGGTTGGACGACCGGCAAGATGGTTCGGTTGTTTACGTTTCATTTGGAAGCATGGTGCATTTGCAAGAGGAGCAGATGGAGGAATTGGCGTGGGCTCTCAGGAGGAGCAATAGACCCTTCTTGTGGGTAGTAAGATCCGAGGAAGCTAATAAGCTTCCTAAGAATTTCCTAGAGGAGAAGACGAGAGGATTGGTGGTGTCGTGGTGCCCGCAATTGCAAGTTTTAGCCCACAGTGCTGTGGGATGCTTTTTGACACATTGCGGATGGAACTCGACATTAGAAGCAATAAGTTTAGGGGTCCCAATGATTGCAATACCTCAATGGTCTGACCAGGCCACCAATTCGAAACTCGTGATGGACAAGTGGAAAACTGGGGTCAGGGCAAAGACAGACGAGAATGGTGTGGTGAAGAGAGAGGAGATTGAGGAGTGCATAGGGCGAGTGATGGAGGAAGAAGAGATGAGAGCAAATACAAGAAAATGGAAGCAAGTTTGCAAAGAGGCAATGGAGGAGGGTGGCACTTCAGACCGTGATATCCAGGACTTCATTTCTTGTTTGGCAGCCAAATCCATGACTAAGTaa